The Salmo salar chromosome ssa06, Ssal_v3.1, whole genome shotgun sequence sequence ttattgctattcttattgtgttactttttattttagtctacttggtaaatattttcttaactcttcttgaactgcactgttggttaagggctttaagtaagcatttcactgtgaagtttacacttgttgtattcggcgaatgtgacaaagtttgatttgattttgatttgacctCTTTTTGGAAAATGTCAAAAGTATTTGAGGATAGAAGTCGAGGAGAGGAAACGTGTAAAATAAAAGTGCTGGTATGAAGTGACTCTTTCTCCACTAGCTCGTCATCAGGCAGATGACGTTTACAGAGAAGGAATCTTAAAATACATGTGTAAAGTggtaaaaaatacatttagataAAAAGATTAGTAACGTATACTTTTAAAATCTGTGCATGCTTTTCTCCTCTGAGTaaacagctgattcaaagggggAGTGGCAGATATCAAAACACTTCGCAGAGGATGCGCTTCAGTATCCTTTGCCGAACAAAGTAATTGAGGAAGGGAGCAAACTCCTCTGTTCGCTTACTAACGAATTTCAACTGTCCTCAACCACTTATCGGTTTCCGGGTCACGGAGGAAAGGAGGAAGTCTTTTGGAGGAAGACTTTTTCCCAATTGAGAATCTCCCTATGAGTTACACTGCTCCCTCAAGGTCTTCTGGAGAACTTTAACCTCTCTCAGTATCCTTTTCAAGGACTATTGCTGAAAATGAATGCACATTTTAAAGCATAGTAATGCTTTTTCTACAGTAGCTCACCATTAGGACCTAAAGAGTATTCTTAGTTTGATAACTATCTATTCTATAGAAATTGGTTGCTGATCAGATAATGTTGCTTGGCTTCAAGTCATTgttttcctgtcctctcctctttgcAGTTATCCTCCATGATCCTTGCCATGGTTTTGTTTGTGAAGTTGGGGCTCATGAGGCATCCATGGTGAAGCCAAAGGGTCCGTCCACACCTGGAGGACACCAACAACCCCCACAGGCAACAATAAAGTTCTGCTAAACAATAAAAGTTAGTGTGTTTTCCTTAGATGAAATCATATCTGTTATTTTGGTTATATTAAATGTTGAATATATTATTTTTAAAGCAATGTACTTTGTATTCACTGGGaaggggaaacctagtcagttgtacaactgaattcattcaaccgaaatgtgtcttccgtatTTAACTCGACTCCTTTGAATCAGAGAAGTGTGGGAGGCTGATTTAATTGATGTCATCGGCACCCGGGGAGCAGAGTGTTGTTaggtgttaactgccttgctcaagggcaaaaaTGAAGATTTTTCCACTttgccagctcagggattcgaaccagtgacctttcagttactggcccaatgctcttaactgctaggctacctgccgccccaatgttaTGTTCAATTCCAACAAAATGTGTATTCTACAATCGTCTCAGTTTAATTTTAGTGCTCACAAATATGACAACAGTGCCCTCGTGAAATTATTAATTAGTGAAGTGTAGAAAGAAGACACATTTAAGGAGACGATATGCAATAGCTGCTTCTATTTAAACAAAATAGCTGATTGATGTACATCTATTTTTTGCTTTGATAAAAAAAAAGACATCTATTGTTCGTAATGTGTGGAATATGTCTTATTCAAAAAGTGACACTTGAAGGCCACATCTAAAATCCCTGTGTTTACAGGACTGTCTGTCCACATCACAGGGGATTTTGTGTATGACTTTGGCTTCCTCATGCTTGATCAATCTTTATTGGAAGGAGACCAACaacatgtactgtactatacatcATGTACTAAACAGGCAAACATCAGAGTTAGACATTACTGTTATAGTGTTCACCATAAAGTTGAATAATACTGCAACCTTGCCGGTTGAGCTTTAGATTAAGTCCTAACTGAATTAAAAGGGTGTTCAGTCCACATATTGTACAGTAATTCTTCAGTGATCAAATGTAAAGAAATGGGGGTGTTTATAACAGCTGGTTATAGAGTACCACCGtgtgagtcataatacccataaaacggGCGAATGGTTACAATTGTTTTTCCACATTTCATTTtttccataggggattttagaaacatttcaaaTAAGGACTGTGTTTCGtgaaggcttaccctggcgtgacattttgataactgtgtaaatctctccAGGACAAGGTAACTTTTATCAATAACCTCGCATGTATTTACCTCCCAAAAATGAAACACTAATaagctgctaatgtggctgtcataaagaactacaaatcccATGATCTGGACGagaaggtaagaatctctggattaactatctaatgttagttaaatgtagtaatttaataaattggctacatttctttaaatagACAATTCTGAACTGTTGTGCACGCTTTAAATTGACAAAATAACTGTTAGTAAAGGTGTCAGCTGCAGATGATGAGCacggatttgtagttttgcatgatgtctactttgatgctaattagcattttcgaattTGAGtgtaaatagagccgaatatattgataaaattcACCTTGTCCGATAGAGATTTACATGGctatcaaaacatcacgccaaggtaagcctacacgaaacacagtccttattttaagtgtttctaaaatcccctatgggaaaaaatttatggtggaaaaacgactggaaccatttccctgtttgaccactaggttttatgatattatgacacctccaccgTGAGGCTCTATATAACTTCAGTGAGACTGGAATTAATTTGAACTGGTGTTTACTTTTAGGGGTTTCCATCTCCAGTGAGTTATACAGTTTACAGAACAGTGTTAATATGTAAAGGGTCACATAAGAGAGGCTTGGCGTGTGACATTTCCCTTTATTTTCTGAGTCAAACAACACACAAATAATATAATCCCGAATTAATGACTTAATATAAAATGTTGGCTGTTAGAAAACTGCAGTTTCTTATCCTATTATTTTGCCAAGATATGCATAAAATGGGCCATGGCCATATTATAGACCAATGACTATAACAATGTTGACGTTGAACCATTATGTATGTTCTCTAATTAAAGGTTATGGCAGGTTTGCAAAGTGTTCGTGGCATTGAGCTGGTTTTGTCTGgaagggatacagcttttgtcaaaacATTTTCGTAGCAGTTTTAGGAGAACAtgcgcagcaggttaggataatgtaTGTAGCAGGTTGGGATAATTAGGTTAAAGTTACGAAAAtgtttagggttagctaaaatgaaacaacaaaaatatatacttttgacGTCAATTTGACAAAAGCAATATCCCTTCTAGACATGACCCATTGAGCCTGCGGATGTTGAAGGAGGAGTCGTTTCAATTCTCGTTTCCTTTCCCACACCGCTTTCGAGCACTTGACGCTTCTCTGCAACTCTTCTCAAATTACAATCCCAACAAGATTCCACAGCTCAATGCAACTTCTGTTCTTAAAGCGGAATCAATCAACCCTCGATCCAGCTTGTTATTGAGACAATTTGCtagttaatgtttttcctcaaacCCTTCTGAGTAGGCTACTTTTCGACAGGTGTTTTGGGCAGAGTGCCCGGAATAAAAAATGTCCAATGGGAAAAATGCACCTGCGGCGGCTAAGTAAGTTTCAACGTCGGGACAGCTTGGCCTACTACACTgaactttaaaaatatatatatatattggttgtTCGGTTTATATAGTTATTCAACATCAATTTAATTCATGTAAATACGCAGATTTATTTTAAATATTGTCAATAAAAGTACTTAGTGATCAGGTAACTTTGTTACATTACTTTATTCAGAAGTTATTTAAGATATTTAAAAAGTTATTTTCCTCTTTACATTGGTGTTGTGTTGACATTGAGGTGGACAGAGTCAAGATGGTAGTTTAACAATAATATTTTGTGAGGTTTTATTTGAGAAATGTATTTTGGATTGAGTACATCCAATTCATGACTAATCAAATAATTCAACAAAAGACCAGTCAATGCATGAATAGCTGAAGATATCTTATTTATTTTAGCAtgactctctcctcctttctaacTTATTCCTGTCAAGTGAAGTGTAGTTTCAGTTTAGTGCTTGTTTATTTCATGTTTCCACATATTACTCCTCACAACATATGTTTTATGTTGAGCTCTTTGTGGAGGGGGAAATCCACTGTAGTTATCTTGAAGTTGTACAAGAAGGCAGGTTTTCTTAGATCATCTTGCAGCTGATTTCTAAGAGTTCTGGCTCTAAATAAATGCATACATTTGAGAATTTTGACAGGACTAGCTTGGCGAAAAGGATATTCTTAAAGGTTCTTTTTACAATACATCAGAGAGCTTCAGATCCATCCGTGCCAGGTTTTAATGTTATGTGCACACGTACAAGGAAATGcatttcttgcaagctctaaacccaacaatgcagtaatgaaGGTAAGAGACACTGTGAGCAGTGTGTGAAGGGTGCTGTGAACAGGTGGGTGCATGTGTATTGACACGATTGCAGGCAACTTACCTTACCTATGGGCCTTAGAGCCCTTCCATTacctattttctttctctctcaggaaGAGAGACAATACTAAAGCTGATACTTACTGTCATGTAACCATTGTAGTGTGTGTGCGCAGTTCCTCACAGATGACCCTGCAGGTGTGCCTTGAGGAGTGTATGGAGGCCCTGGACCTCTTCCTCAACAACCACTTCAGTGAGAGCCTGGACAAACTGCGGCCACGGTAACAGTACCACTCTCTCTGGACTAAAGTGGGCTTCAAACTCTCCATTGGCCAATTAGCGGGTACAAGGTGTCTTGAGGCATATTTGTGCAGCCTTTAGCCGTTGAGTGGTGTGTAACTTAGTGCAGCATCAGCACTGTTGAGGTGttatgttgtattgtggtgtggtgtagtacagTGAAGTGTCACACTTCCTGCTACCCAAGGCATCAGGCCTCGTCACTTCTCCAGGATATGGAGTGTTTACTGAAGCTGACGCCCAGGGCTCAACGGGCAGAACAGAGGCCCTGGAAAATAAACACCATACTGCTGTAGTGAAATAGGAAAATAATTAGGTGTCTGCTGTTGGCTACTCTGTCTTTCCTCATTATCAATAGGTAAAGCCAGTCTCTATATTGGAAGAAAGGCACATTTTATTCCGAAAGGAAATTAAAATGTTCGCTGGACAATAAATACTTGCTGTTTTCTGATTGTCAGTGAGGTGTGTATGATGATGTTGTGTTGAAGGGTGAAAGAGAGCATGTACCATGCTCTGATCTACGCCACTGTGCTGGAGATGCAGGCTATGATGACCTTCCAGCAGGACGACATCGTCAATGCAGGCAACACCATGAAGAGTGCCCAGGAGGTCTGCCAGAGGTGAGGATGCTACTATACATGGACACTCATCTGTTTCATGTCCTCTTTAACACATTAGTTCATATTATAGACACAAGCAACGTCCAGAAAAGGTAAATGGAGGGAATTCCTGGAATATTCTGACCTCTAACAGTGAGGCCAAATATGCCACTAGTGCTATTAGTCTCCTGTCCATCAGCCATAACCTGCAGGCAAATGAGAGCATTTACATGGCAACCAGGTCTCTTTGCGCCCCGGCTGGAATTTGCCTGTGTTTGCATGGCCAGAGCAGCTCTGTTGATGGCCTacagcaggggtattcaactcttaccctacgaggtcaggagcctgctggttttctgttctacctgagaATTAATTGCCAGGTATAAATCAGTTCCTGATTTAGATGGGAACAATGAAAACAAGCACTGGAATTGGCTTCGAAGTCCAGAGGTGAGTTTGAAGGGCCTACagcacaggtgtcaaactcattccacgaagAGCTGAGTGGCTGCTGGTTTTTCCTCCtcacttgtacttgattgatgaattaaggtcactaattagtaaggaactccccacacctggttgtctagggcttaatTGAAAGCAGAAACctacagacactaggccctccatggaatgaatGACACCCCTGGCCTACAGCAAGCAAGGACACTTGAGATTGCTGGAGGTGGTCGAAAGGCTGTCATGTGTTATTATAATGTTCCACATTAATGCCCATGTGATTAACATGAGAAACATGCATTGCTCAATGAGATGTAATTTTTTCAGTCTTACGCTCATAGTTGGTCTCATTTCTTCTTAGGTTTCGACGAAAGTCCCCTAGCAATATCAGTAAATCACCTGGAGAGCGTCTAACTGAAGGTAAGAGCGCTTTTATAATTGGGCATCTCAGCCTATTATTCTGGCAGatttcaaatagccactgaccatgtgtgtgtgggtttgcagAGCAGCTCCAAGCTCTCCATGCTGATGCTTGTTATGCTGAATGCTTGCTCCAAAGGGCTGCTCTCACCTTCTTACAGGTAAGATGGGTCCTCCCGTCCTCAACTATAAATCTTACTGATCCTGGTTAATGATACTGCTGATGTTTCGTTTAGCATTAAtgcacaggtaactgccaaaataaagaaaacacttgagtaaatgggggatacaaagtatattgaaagcaggtgcttccacacaggtgtggttttcTATGTaagttaagcaattaacatcccatcatgcttaggataATGTGTGAAAATGCCTAGTTGCCCATTAGAAGAAGAGATCAgttactttgaaagaggggtctcaaggGAGCATAAGGACTTTAAAGTGGGTGCATGTGTATGTCTGTTTCTCGGTcatcagatctcaacccaatgtaacacctatgggagattctggagcggcgcttgagacagcgttttccaccacctaGAGTTCCAgtcacttgtagaatctatgccaaggaggattgaagctgttttggtggccctattaagacactttatgctggtgtttcctttattttgacagttacaTGTATGCATGATAACTGTATCCAACTGATTAGATATCGGTTGATGAAACACATTGGAATTGTTTGCGTTCCTGCTTCTTGGTGTTTTGAGTCTGTGTGCATAGTTTTAAAGAGATCCAACAGGTTTCCCCTGTCCTCTCATTCATTTGTgaatacagtacattactgtCTCACCAGTTGACACCTTttgttaaaatgttttattttccctCTTCCTCAAGGATGAGAACATGGTGAGTTTTATCAAAGGAGGAATCAAAGTACGCAACAGTTACCTGATTTACAAGTAAGTTTGCAAGGGGAAAGGGCAGAAATGGTTCTCACATTAAACAGGCTCACGCAGTGTGATTGTGAATCAATAATTCTGTTTACCAAATTATGCACTGCTATTACAATAAGACTGCTCAGATGTTAAAACAATAATGGCACATTTCTCTGGTAAGTGTCTGTCGTTATCAGTCATTTAGATGTGTTTTTATTGTGTAATCAGGCATTATTACAGCCTATAATATAATTATGTTAGACTATGAATGACATAATTGCCTTTATGACACAGGGAGCTGCACACCTTCCTACAGTCTAACAGCTCTCTCCAAGGACCCAACCACATTCACTTAGAGGGAGGGGTGTCTTTTGGGATCGGCGCATTCAACTTGGTTTGTCCCACAAGCATCCCCGTATTCCATTAATGGTCCATTTGTTAGATCATTGCGTGTTTTAGCACACATGTCAGTCAGACCTTATGCTGTATCACAGGATTCTGTACTGTCTTCCAGACTCTTTCCATGTTTCCACCTCGGTTACTCAAAATGTTAGAGTTTGCTGGCTTCTCTGGAGACAAGGTATAGTTGCTCATTCTAACTTGTGTCTAGAAAGTGGTTGGTTTacagcagggctgcccaaccctgtttctggagagctAGCCTGCTGTAGTTAATTAACATGATTCACCTTAACAAGCAGGTCATTATTATAGTCTGGTTTGCTAGATGCTCTAAAGGAACAGCGTTGGGCAGCCCTGCTTTACAGGTTGTCTttgtctcctccctctcactATATATTGTATGTTATTGTGTGCAGGAGTATGGTCTGTCCCAGCTGAATGATGGTGCCACTACAAACAACCTGCGCTCCATGCTGTGTGCCTTGCTGTTGCTCTGTTACTACACCTTCCTCACCTTCATACTCGGTACTCTACTCTTCACAATCAGGAAGTGAATGGGGATCACAAATTACTTGGCTGTTTGGAAATGACACAATTACATATCACATACACGCATGtgtgaaagagtgagagaaagaacgagagggTAGACTGTGTTTGTGAGTTTCTGGTTTTGTCCATACATCTTATTCAGTTGTTTATCACTCTACAGGGACCGGTGAGGGGGACGTGGCTGATGCTGAGAAGCTGCTGAAGCCTTTCCGGCTCCGCTACCCACAGGTGAGTGTCACTCCTCCCCAGGCTCTCACCCAGCCCAAAGCAAACTCAACTCTGTATGGAACACAATGTGTACCAATACCAGCAGACTTCTGGGCAAACACAATCTAAAGTAATAGTTTTACAATGTGGGCGTAATGTGGGTAAGTAATGCACTGACCAAGAGAGAGGTAATTTAGTCAGAGGAGGAGCTTATGCTTGAGCTACCATTGTGTAAGTATGTCATTTTACAAGTGCTAGCCACCGCCAAAGTATTATATATATGGTGTTATCAGAGAATGTTTACATTTCTCTCCACTTCCCTTCAGGGGGCCATATTTCTCTTCTTCGCAGGCAGGGCTGAGGCAATCAAGGGGAACATTGATGAGGTGAGCCTCAAGCTACATGTCTATGTTATGCTATTTGTATTATCTGTCTGTTTTTCCAGTCATATTTAGCAGTGGTGTTTGTATTAATAGGCCTAGAATGAGATCAGTGTGTGCCTGTGGTTTGCTGGTGGGGTGTACTGTAATGATGATATGTCACCAGGCGGTGGTGCTGTTTGAGGATGGCTGCAAAGCTCAGCAACAGTGGAAGCAGTTCCACCACATGTGCTACTGGGAGCTGATGTGGTGCTTCACCTACAAGTGCGTGTGGAGGATGGCCTACTTCTACGCTGACCTACTGAGCAATGAGAGCCGCTGGTCCAAGGCAAGAGAGTGTGCTGTAGTGTTGAGTATAGCCTAGGACCCAATTTTAAGATGACACAAAACCACTTGAGCAGACACTCTTAATTGAATTCAGTCAATTTGACCTGCCCGCTAATTGTATGGCTTTTAAAGCCAATGCGGTATTTTAACCCCACAATAGACTTTACATTATTAAACTCTACTTACTGTATGGCTGGGTCCTGACTGAATAAGGCTTGTCTTTCCTTCAGGCCATGTATGTGTACATGAAGGCTGCTTACCTGAGCATGCTTGCCTCGGGGGAGGCTAGGCCTTTTGGGGAAGATGAGGTGGAGCTTTTCAGGTAGACACATGCTCATCACAACAAAAACATAACTTGGAAATTCCCCAGTCCCATTTCATTGTGACCACCCCTCTTTCCTGGCCCCTTCTCATTTTCTGTCTTTGCCCGCTCTCTTAGACAGGTGTCTACTTTCAAGCAAAAGATAGCAGGGAAGTCTCCACCCACAGAGAAGTTTGCCATTCGCAAGGCTAGACGTTACAAAGCTAGCTGCCCGGTGAGGCTCCCAGTACCTGTGCTGGTGAGaccccacaaacacacatacgCAAAGCTGCATAAAGACATGCACAAATCTGTTGCTAAAATGGTAAGGGTCACTTGTATTTGTGTGGTTCTGACAGTATTATCTCTTGCTACATTGTGCTGTAGGAGATGATGTACATGTGGAACGGCTTCTCCATGATCAGCAAGCGG is a genomic window containing:
- the LOC106607089 gene encoding tetratricopeptide repeat protein 39A isoform X3, with product MSNGKNAPAAANSSQMTLQVCLEECMEALDLFLNNHFSESLDKLRPRVKESMYHALIYATVLEMQAMMTFQQDDIVNAGNTMKSAQEVCQRFRRKSPSNISKSPGERLTEEQLQALHADACYAECLLQRAALTFLQDENMVSFIKGGIKVRNSYLIYKELHTFLQSNSSLQGPNHIHLEGGVSFGIGAFNLTLSMFPPRLLKMLEFAGFSGDKEYGLSQLNDGATTNNLRSMLCALLLLCYYTFLTFILGTGEGDVADAEKLLKPFRLRYPQGAIFLFFAGRAEAIKGNIDEAVVLFEDGCKAQQQWKQFHHMCYWELMWCFTYKCVWRMAYFYADLLSNESRWSKAMYVYMKAAYLSMLASGEARPFGEDEVELFRQVSTFKQKIAGKSPPTEKFAIRKARRYKASCPVRLPVPVLEMMYMWNGFSMISKRPELTEGVLQTLVEAERTLLESPANEYSMDDRCVIHLLKGLCLKNQQRIQAAEECFNKVYNSEKKIKFDHYLVPNALLELSVVYMDTGRKDEAIKLLVKAKTNYKEYSMESRTQFRIHAALSKLKADTSDQDEITPL
- the LOC106607089 gene encoding tetratricopeptide repeat protein 39A isoform X2: MGKMHLRRLMCVRSSSQMTLQVCLEECMEALDLFLNNHFSESLDKLRPRVKESMYHALIYATVLEMQAMMTFQQDDIVNAGNTMKSAQEVCQRFRRKSPSNISKSPGERLTEEQLQALHADACYAECLLQRAALTFLQDENMVSFIKGGIKVRNSYLIYKELHTFLQSNSSLQGPNHIHLEGGVSFGIGAFNLTLSMFPPRLLKMLEFAGFSGDKEYGLSQLNDGATTNNLRSMLCALLLLCYYTFLTFILGTGEGDVADAEKLLKPFRLRYPQGAIFLFFAGRAEAIKGNIDEAVVLFEDGCKAQQQWKQFHHMCYWELMWCFTYKCVWRMAYFYADLLSNESRWSKAMYVYMKAAYLSMLASGEARPFGEDEVELFRQVSTFKQKIAGKSPPTEKFAIRKARRYKASCPVRLPVPVLEMMYMWNGFSMISKRPELTEGVLQTLVEAERTLLESPANEYSMDDRCVIHLLKGLCLKNQQRIQAAEECFNKVYNSEKKIKFDHYLVPNALLELSVVYMDTGRKDEAIKLLVKAKTNYKEYSMESRTQFRIHAALSKLKADTSDQDEITPL
- the LOC106607089 gene encoding tetratricopeptide repeat protein 39A isoform X1, yielding MCIDTIAGNLPYLWALEPFHYLFSFSLRKRDNTKADTYCHVTIVVCVRSSSQMTLQVCLEECMEALDLFLNNHFSESLDKLRPRVKESMYHALIYATVLEMQAMMTFQQDDIVNAGNTMKSAQEVCQRFRRKSPSNISKSPGERLTEEQLQALHADACYAECLLQRAALTFLQDENMVSFIKGGIKVRNSYLIYKELHTFLQSNSSLQGPNHIHLEGGVSFGIGAFNLTLSMFPPRLLKMLEFAGFSGDKEYGLSQLNDGATTNNLRSMLCALLLLCYYTFLTFILGTGEGDVADAEKLLKPFRLRYPQGAIFLFFAGRAEAIKGNIDEAVVLFEDGCKAQQQWKQFHHMCYWELMWCFTYKCVWRMAYFYADLLSNESRWSKAMYVYMKAAYLSMLASGEARPFGEDEVELFRQVSTFKQKIAGKSPPTEKFAIRKARRYKASCPVRLPVPVLEMMYMWNGFSMISKRPELTEGVLQTLVEAERTLLESPANEYSMDDRCVIHLLKGLCLKNQQRIQAAEECFNKVYNSEKKIKFDHYLVPNALLELSVVYMDTGRKDEAIKLLVKAKTNYKEYSMESRTQFRIHAALSKLKADTSDQDEITPL
- the LOC106607089 gene encoding tetratricopeptide repeat protein 39A isoform X4; amino-acid sequence: MMTFQQDDIVNAGNTMKSAQEVCQRFRRKSPSNISKSPGERLTEEQLQALHADACYAECLLQRAALTFLQDENMVSFIKGGIKVRNSYLIYKELHTFLQSNSSLQGPNHIHLEGGVSFGIGAFNLTLSMFPPRLLKMLEFAGFSGDKEYGLSQLNDGATTNNLRSMLCALLLLCYYTFLTFILGTGEGDVADAEKLLKPFRLRYPQGAIFLFFAGRAEAIKGNIDEAVVLFEDGCKAQQQWKQFHHMCYWELMWCFTYKCVWRMAYFYADLLSNESRWSKAMYVYMKAAYLSMLASGEARPFGEDEVELFRQVSTFKQKIAGKSPPTEKFAIRKARRYKASCPVRLPVPVLEMMYMWNGFSMISKRPELTEGVLQTLVEAERTLLESPANEYSMDDRCVIHLLKGLCLKNQQRIQAAEECFNKVYNSEKKIKFDHYLVPNALLELSVVYMDTGRKDEAIKLLVKAKTNYKEYSMESRTQFRIHAALSKLKADTSDQDEITPL